One Tolypothrix bouteillei VB521301 DNA window includes the following coding sequences:
- a CDS encoding cytochrome P450, which translates to MTVFQLPDGPKTHPWIQTLQWLTNPLEYMEDCAKRYGEIFTLRIGPRFTPQVFISNPQAIQQIFTTDPKYLDSGESAGISSPLLGRQSMLALEGKPHQRQRKLLTPPFHGERMQDYTQLINNITKQVTSQWKVGESLSIRPSMQAISFQVILKAVFGLQEGERYEDLTKQLSATLNPKYPLLNAFVFLFPILQRDFGSWSPGARMMQRIQRIDELVYAEIRERKEQANSSRNDILSLMMLARDENGEPMTDVELRDELITLLVAGHETTATALAWAFYWIHKLPEVREKLLQEIDSLGENPEPNAILRSPYLSAVCSETLRLYPVVTLALNRLVKSPLEVMGYQLEPGTLVVPSIYLTHHREDLYPDSKHFKPERFLDRQFTPYEYLPFGGGNRRCIGLAFALMEMKLVLATVLSMWQMELDDSQRVQPVRQGALMRPSLGVPMVVKGLRQSQKVLETVTSV; encoded by the coding sequence ATGACAGTTTTTCAACTACCCGACGGTCCCAAGACCCATCCTTGGATTCAAACACTCCAGTGGCTGACGAACCCTCTGGAATATATGGAAGATTGTGCAAAGCGCTACGGTGAGATTTTTACTCTCCGCATAGGACCCCGTTTTACGCCCCAAGTTTTTATTAGCAATCCTCAAGCAATTCAACAGATTTTTACCACCGATCCAAAATACTTGGACTCTGGCGAATCAGCTGGCATCAGTTCTCCATTGTTAGGGAGACAATCCATGCTGGCTTTAGAAGGAAAACCCCACCAACGGCAAAGAAAGCTATTAACGCCTCCCTTTCATGGGGAACGAATGCAGGACTACACCCAGCTTATAAACAATATTACCAAGCAAGTGACTAGTCAATGGAAGGTTGGGGAATCTTTATCCATACGGCCTTCCATGCAAGCCATCTCCTTTCAAGTGATTTTAAAAGCTGTATTCGGATTACAGGAAGGGGAGCGTTACGAAGATTTAACAAAGCAGCTGAGTGCAACGCTCAATCCAAAATATCCTTTGTTGAATGCTTTTGTTTTTCTTTTTCCCATCCTGCAAAGAGATTTTGGTTCCTGGAGTCCAGGAGCAAGAATGATGCAGCGAATCCAGCGTATAGATGAACTTGTCTATGCTGAAATTCGAGAGCGTAAAGAGCAAGCAAATTCATCCCGCAATGATATTCTTTCTTTAATGATGTTGGCTCGTGACGAAAATGGTGAGCCAATGACTGATGTGGAATTGCGAGATGAGTTAATTACTTTATTAGTGGCTGGTCATGAAACCACTGCCACTGCTTTAGCCTGGGCTTTTTACTGGATTCATAAGTTGCCAGAAGTTCGCGAGAAATTGTTACAAGAAATTGATAGTTTGGGAGAAAACCCAGAGCCAAATGCTATCTTGCGATCGCCCTATTTAAGTGCTGTTTGTTCTGAGACATTACGTCTTTATCCAGTAGTAACACTGGCATTAAATCGATTGGTTAAATCTCCACTTGAAGTCATGGGTTATCAATTAGAACCAGGTACTTTGGTAGTGCCTAGTATTTATTTGACCCATCATCGAGAAGATTTATATCCTGATTCAAAGCATTTTAAGCCAGAGCGTTTTCTAGATCGTCAATTTACTCCCTATGAGTATTTACCATTTGGTGGTGGTAATCGTCGCTGTATTGGTCTGGCATTTGCTTTGATGGAGATGAAACTAGTTTTGGCAACAGTACTCTCCATGTGGCAAATGGAACTAGATGATAGTCAACGCGTGCAGCCAGTACGTCAAGGTGCTCTTATGAGACCATCACTCGGAGTACCAATGGTGGTGAAAGGATTGCGGCAATCTCAAAAAGTCTTGGAAACTGTCACATCTGTCTAG
- a CDS encoding DUF6875 domain-containing protein yields the protein MQLYTPTDLNQLEQDLPYLIKTMEWVENFVGRSHPDLGRPGPVCPFVPHSIRSNSMSLAVLRIQNLEKQQLIDSILRYRDIFLETEPREGVAALKKSLLIVLPDVDPDDATQIIDSNHQILKPFFVKLGLMIGEFHKHTQGTGAHNPKFHPFQSPIPMFVIRYMVESDILFLQDKNPYLRIQYLQAYLNYLETVYSQRFGQKIKDETKLEKARQLIQIAQEQLQAESLDFTY from the coding sequence ATGCAACTTTATACACCAACCGATCTCAACCAACTTGAGCAAGACCTTCCCTACTTAATTAAAACTATGGAGTGGGTTGAAAATTTTGTAGGGCGTTCTCATCCAGATTTGGGCAGACCTGGTCCTGTGTGCCCGTTTGTTCCTCACTCAATTAGATCGAACAGTATGTCTCTAGCAGTTCTCAGAATTCAAAACTTGGAAAAGCAGCAATTGATAGATAGTATTTTACGCTATCGAGATATTTTTCTTGAGACAGAGCCACGAGAGGGAGTAGCCGCCTTAAAAAAATCGCTGTTAATCGTTCTACCTGATGTCGATCCTGACGATGCAACTCAAATCATTGATAGTAACCACCAAATACTGAAGCCTTTTTTTGTAAAATTAGGGCTGATGATTGGGGAATTTCACAAACATACTCAAGGAACAGGAGCACACAATCCAAAATTTCATCCATTTCAAAGCCCTATACCCATGTTTGTTATTCGTTACATGGTGGAATCCGATATTTTGTTTCTTCAGGATAAAAACCCATATTTACGAATTCAGTATCTCCAAGCCTATTTAAATTACCTCGAAACTGTGTATTCACAGAGGTTTGGTCAGAAGATTAAAGATGAAACTAAGTTAGAGAAGGCTCGCCAATTGATACAGATAGCACAAGAGCAATTGCAAGCAGAAAGTTTAGATTTTACTTATTAG
- a CDS encoding non-ribosomal peptide synthetase yields the protein MNTNLSYPSTLQLEKQLNYWKQQLVNASLVLELPTDKPRPVAQTREVEKLSFTLPQNLSQELHALSQQEGVTIFCTLLAAFQTLLSRYSRQEDILVGCPVMADEGQLMEAKANALVLRTCMSGNPSFRDLLQKVRLVVLEARANQDVPFDKLVEELQIERSPSYHPLFQVMFVLQNTSRQTLELPELTVTPIEMASLVSKLDLTLSIEVIEQGLRGVWEYNPNLFNPGTIDRLRGHFQTLLESLVTHLDCPISQLPLLNATEKQQLLVEWNNTRKDYPQQFIHELFEEQVKRTPDAVALVFEGEQLTYRALNSRANQLAHYLRSLGVRPDVLVGICMERSLEMVVGLLGILKAGGAYVPLDPEYPQERLAYMLTDSQVSVLLTQEKLVSRLNHQALVICLDTDWEKISGEQTINLNSGVQPDNLVYVIYTSGSTGKPKGAMNVHSGVCNRLLWMQEAYQLTPVDKVLQKTPFSFDVSVWEFFWTLITGACLVIAKPGGHRDANYLVNLIVKEQITTLHFVPSMLQVFLESEGLEQCNSLHKVFCSGEALSLDLQEKFFKCLRCELHNLYGPTEAAIDVTFWQCQRQSQLRTVPIGRPIANTQIYLLDEHLQPVPVGVPGELHIGGVGLARGYFNRPELTNEKFISNPFIQEETARLYKTGDLARYLPNGEIEYIGRIDNQVKIRGFRIELGEIETVVSQHPAVLQTIVIVREDVPGNRRIVAYLVMKPEQVPVTPSQLRGFAEERLPDYMLPSAFVFLETVPLTPNGKVDRRALPAPNASDLLDSSNFVAPRTPTEEILAAIWSQVLGLEPIGIHSNFFELGGHSLLATQVISRLRQTFGVEMPMQRLFETPTIAGLASAIATFQNQSKNEHLPIPRQVNRRSVPLSYVQQQLWFLAQLKPDSAAYNIVEAMQLQGDLKVDVLQKSLDALVVHHEVLRTTFIIENGTPVQVIGEPRSVELKVVDLKDCSLSDRTTVVHKQLQNEAQRPFNLASDLMLRACLFELSPQEHILMLTMHHIATDGWSMSILFEQLTTLYKAYTENWPNPLPKLPIQFADYAVWQRQWLEGDVLNKQLSYWKQHLADATNVLELPADRQRPPVQNFRGATQYFEIPQSLSQALNALSRKESVTLFMTLLAAFQTLLYRYTGQQDILVGSPIAGRNRTEIENLIGFFVNTLVMRTDLSGNPSFQKLLQRVREIAISAYANQDLPFEKLVQELQPERSLSFHPLFQVMFVLQNTPKQMLELPGLSIASIDVDKLTSQLDMTVVVEETKQGLRVIWEYNTDLFDDITVTRMYGHFQTLLAGIVANPHQKIDELPLLTPSEHQLLSEWNKTQVDYPQGCIHELFEDQVQRTPHAVAVMFENEQFTYEKLNNRANQLAHYLKTLGVKPGVLVGICMERSLEVVVGLLGILKAGGAYVPLDPEYPKERLTFLIEDTQIPVILTQKKCIKSLPTHEAQSVCLDSDWEIISRYSQQNLNCEVTADSLLYIIYTSGSTGKPKGVMIPHRGISNMLHWRQETFKLTAQDKVLQTYSLSFDPSVWQIFWPLLFGAQLVMARPQGHKDTAYLVNEIIERQITVIGLVPSIMNALLEEKKLEQCRSLRHITTGGEVLSVELMERFHDRLNLGNLLVNCYGPTEASIDVTAWTNQPYAQNINVPIGRPISNVQAYILDTNLQPVPVGHAGELHIGGIGLATGYLNRPELTEEKFIPNPFSYETGAKLYKTGDLARYLSDGNIEFLGRIDYQVKIRGFRIELGEIEAFLSQHPAVQQTLVMAREDVPGDKRLVAYVVLNADSNALNSNELRSFLKERLPEHMVPSALVILDKMPLYPNGKVNRRALPAPDVSHVSNRNNFVAPRTPTEEVLAEIWSNVLGIEQVGIYDNFFELGGHSLLATQVISRVREAFSIDLSLHRLFEGPNIAELAAIIVQLQLENTEDEEINHLLAELEDLSDEETQNLLAQIMQGS from the coding sequence ATGAACACAAATTTATCCTATCCATCCACTCTTCAGTTAGAAAAACAATTGAATTATTGGAAACAACAACTAGTAAATGCTAGCTTAGTTCTGGAATTACCGACAGATAAACCACGACCTGTCGCGCAAACACGCGAGGTAGAAAAGCTATCTTTTACACTTCCTCAAAATCTATCGCAAGAACTGCACGCACTATCGCAACAAGAGGGCGTGACTATTTTCTGCACGTTATTAGCAGCTTTCCAAACTCTGCTGTCTCGCTACAGTCGCCAAGAGGACATTTTAGTTGGATGTCCCGTAATGGCAGATGAAGGACAACTCATGGAGGCAAAAGCTAATGCTTTAGTCTTGCGTACTTGTATGTCTGGCAATCCCAGTTTTCGAGATTTGTTACAAAAAGTTCGTTTGGTTGTTTTAGAAGCAAGAGCTAACCAAGACGTTCCATTTGACAAACTTGTAGAAGAACTTCAAATAGAGCGATCGCCTTCGTATCATCCTTTGTTCCAAGTGATGTTTGTCTTACAAAACACATCCAGACAAACGCTAGAGTTACCCGAACTGACTGTAACTCCTATAGAAATGGCTAGTCTGGTATCTAAATTGGATTTAACTCTGTCAATTGAAGTCATCGAACAAGGATTGCGAGGAGTGTGGGAATACAACCCCAATCTGTTTAATCCAGGAACGATCGACCGATTGAGGGGGCATTTCCAGACATTATTAGAGAGTCTTGTTACTCATCTTGACTGCCCAATTTCTCAATTACCATTACTCAATGCAACTGAGAAACAACAATTGTTGGTTGAGTGGAACAATACTCGCAAAGACTATCCGCAGCAGTTTATTCATGAGTTGTTTGAGGAACAAGTGAAGCGCACTCCTGATGCAGTTGCGTTAGTGTTTGAAGGTGAGCAATTAACCTATCGAGCGTTGAATAGCCGTGCAAACCAACTAGCGCACTATCTCAGAAGTTTGGGTGTAAGACCAGATGTCTTGGTTGGCATCTGTATGGAACGATCTCTGGAGATGGTTGTAGGTTTGTTGGGAATTCTCAAAGCAGGAGGAGCTTATGTACCTTTAGACCCAGAGTATCCTCAAGAGCGTTTAGCATATATGCTAACGGATTCCCAAGTATCTGTGCTGCTCACTCAAGAAAAACTCGTCTCCAGGCTGAATCATCAGGCACTCGTTATTTGTTTGGATACTGATTGGGAAAAAATTTCTGGAGAACAAACGATTAATTTAAACAGTGGAGTTCAACCAGACAACTTAGTATATGTCATTTATACTTCTGGCTCTACTGGAAAGCCAAAAGGTGCAATGAACGTTCACTCAGGGGTTTGCAATCGTTTGTTATGGATGCAAGAAGCATATCAACTGACACCCGTAGATAAAGTCCTGCAAAAAACTCCTTTCAGTTTCGATGTTTCTGTTTGGGAATTCTTCTGGACTCTGATAACAGGCGCATGTCTGGTCATTGCCAAACCAGGTGGACATCGAGATGCAAATTACTTAGTGAATCTTATTGTCAAAGAGCAAATTACAACTCTGCATTTTGTTCCTTCAATGCTGCAAGTATTTCTGGAAAGCGAAGGGTTAGAACAATGCAACAGCTTACATAAGGTTTTTTGCAGTGGTGAAGCTTTATCCCTTGACCTCCAAGAAAAATTCTTCAAGTGTCTGAGATGCGAATTGCATAATTTGTATGGTCCTACAGAAGCGGCGATTGATGTTACATTTTGGCAATGCCAGCGACAAAGCCAGTTAAGAACTGTACCTATTGGACGTCCTATTGCCAATACACAAATTTATTTGCTTGATGAGCATTTGCAACCAGTTCCTGTAGGTGTACCTGGGGAATTACATATTGGTGGTGTGGGATTGGCAAGAGGTTACTTTAACCGTCCTGAACTGACCAATGAAAAATTTATTTCCAACCCCTTTATTCAAGAAGAAACTGCACGCCTGTACAAAACTGGAGATTTAGCTCGTTATTTGCCAAATGGTGAGATTGAGTATATTGGACGTATTGATAATCAAGTAAAAATACGAGGATTTCGCATTGAATTAGGAGAGATAGAGACTGTAGTTAGCCAACATCCAGCTGTACTCCAAACTATAGTCATTGTTCGTGAAGATGTTCCTGGTAACAGGAGGATAGTGGCGTATTTGGTGATGAAACCAGAGCAAGTCCCTGTCACCCCAAGTCAACTGCGCGGCTTTGCAGAAGAGCGGTTACCAGATTATATGCTGCCATCAGCCTTTGTCTTCTTAGAAACTGTACCATTAACCCCTAATGGAAAGGTAGATCGCCGCGCTTTACCTGCCCCAAACGCATCCGATCTGCTTGATAGCAGCAATTTTGTCGCACCTCGCACTCCTACTGAAGAGATATTAGCCGCGATTTGGTCACAAGTTTTGGGTTTAGAACCCATAGGAATCCACAGCAACTTTTTTGAATTGGGCGGGCATTCACTGCTAGCAACGCAAGTGATTTCTCGATTACGCCAAACCTTTGGTGTGGAAATGCCGATGCAGCGTTTATTTGAGACACCAACGATTGCTGGTTTAGCAAGTGCAATCGCCACTTTTCAAAACCAGAGTAAAAATGAACATTTACCTATTCCCCGACAAGTCAACCGACGCTCAGTTCCTTTATCCTATGTTCAGCAGCAACTTTGGTTCTTAGCGCAGTTAAAGCCAGACAGTGCAGCATATAACATAGTTGAAGCGATGCAGTTGCAAGGCGATCTGAAAGTGGACGTATTGCAAAAGTCGTTAGATGCGCTTGTTGTCCATCATGAAGTACTGCGGACTACTTTTATTATAGAAAATGGAACCCCAGTACAAGTGATTGGTGAACCTCGGTCAGTAGAACTAAAAGTGGTCGATCTCAAGGATTGCTCGCTGAGCGATCGCACAACTGTCGTACACAAGCAGCTACAAAATGAAGCGCAACGTCCTTTCAATCTAGCATCAGATTTAATGTTGCGTGCGTGCTTGTTTGAGCTATCCCCACAAGAGCATATCCTCATGTTGACGATGCATCACATTGCCACTGATGGTTGGTCAATGAGCATTTTGTTTGAGCAGTTGACAACTTTGTATAAAGCATACACCGAGAATTGGCCCAATCCTCTACCAAAGTTGCCCATTCAATTTGCCGATTACGCAGTTTGGCAACGTCAATGGCTTGAAGGCGACGTGCTAAACAAACAACTCAGTTATTGGAAACAGCACTTAGCAGATGCAACAAATGTACTGGAGTTGCCTGCGGATAGACAACGACCACCCGTACAGAATTTTCGAGGTGCAACGCAGTATTTTGAAATACCCCAGAGTTTATCACAAGCACTAAACGCACTATCACGGAAAGAGAGCGTAACGCTGTTCATGACATTACTGGCAGCATTTCAAACTCTGCTATACCGCTACACGGGACAACAAGATATACTGGTTGGCTCTCCCATCGCAGGTCGCAATCGAACAGAAATTGAAAACCTGATTGGATTTTTTGTCAATACTTTGGTAATGCGTACCGATCTGTCTGGCAATCCCAGTTTTCAGAAACTGCTGCAAAGAGTACGAGAAATAGCAATATCCGCTTACGCCAATCAAGATTTGCCATTTGAAAAGCTAGTACAAGAACTCCAACCAGAGCGATCGCTCTCATTTCACCCTCTATTCCAAGTCATGTTTGTCCTGCAAAATACACCAAAACAAATGTTGGAGTTACCAGGGTTATCGATCGCTTCTATAGATGTTGATAAGCTAACATCTCAGTTAGATATGACTGTAGTAGTAGAAGAGACAAAGCAAGGTTTGCGTGTGATTTGGGAATACAATACTGACCTGTTTGATGATATAACCGTAACTAGAATGTACGGTCATTTCCAAACATTACTCGCAGGGATCGTTGCTAACCCACATCAGAAAATTGACGAACTGCCATTACTTACACCTAGCGAACACCAGTTATTAAGTGAGTGGAATAAAACTCAAGTAGATTATCCGCAAGGGTGTATCCATGAATTGTTTGAAGACCAAGTCCAGAGAACTCCCCATGCAGTGGCAGTGATGTTTGAGAATGAGCAGTTCACTTATGAGAAGTTGAACAATCGCGCCAACCAATTAGCTCACTATCTTAAAACTTTAGGTGTTAAGCCGGGTGTCTTAGTTGGCATCTGTATGGAACGTTCTTTAGAGGTAGTCGTAGGGTTATTGGGAATTCTCAAGGCAGGTGGGGCGTATGTACCTCTCGATCCAGAGTACCCAAAAGAGCGGTTAACCTTCCTTATAGAAGATACCCAAATACCAGTCATACTAACTCAAAAGAAATGTATTAAAAGTTTACCAACTCATGAAGCACAATCGGTTTGTTTAGACTCAGATTGGGAAATCATTAGTAGATATAGCCAACAAAACCTTAACTGTGAAGTGACAGCAGATTCCTTGCTGTACATTATCTACACATCTGGTTCTACAGGAAAACCCAAAGGTGTCATGATTCCTCACCGTGGAATCAGCAATATGCTCCACTGGCGTCAAGAAACGTTTAAGCTGACCGCACAAGACAAAGTATTACAAACCTATTCTTTGAGCTTTGACCCCTCAGTGTGGCAAATATTCTGGCCCTTATTATTTGGTGCTCAGTTGGTGATGGCTCGTCCTCAAGGACACAAAGACACAGCTTACTTAGTGAATGAGATTATTGAGCGGCAAATCACTGTTATTGGGTTAGTCCCATCCATAATGAATGCACTGCTAGAGGAAAAGAAATTGGAGCAGTGCCGAAGCCTCAGACATATTACCACTGGCGGTGAAGTTTTATCAGTAGAGTTGATGGAGCGCTTTCACGATCGCTTAAATTTAGGCAATCTTTTGGTCAATTGCTATGGTCCAACAGAAGCGTCTATCGATGTGACTGCTTGGACGAATCAGCCCTATGCCCAAAATATTAATGTTCCTATTGGTCGCCCAATTTCTAACGTACAAGCTTATATCTTAGACACAAATTTGCAGCCCGTGCCTGTTGGTCATGCAGGAGAGTTACATATTGGCGGGATTGGTCTGGCTACAGGTTATCTCAACCGCCCCGAACTTACAGAAGAAAAATTTATTCCCAACCCATTTAGTTATGAAACAGGCGCAAAACTTTACAAAACTGGAGATTTAGCGCGTTACTTATCAGATGGAAACATTGAATTTTTGGGAAGAATTGATTACCAAGTCAAAATTCGCGGTTTCCGCATTGAATTAGGAGAAATTGAAGCATTCCTCAGCCAACATCCCGCAGTGCAACAAACATTAGTCATGGCTAGAGAGGATGTTCCTGGAGACAAACGGTTGGTCGCGTATGTTGTTCTCAATGCCGATTCCAATGCCTTAAACTCAAATGAATTGCGAAGTTTTTTAAAAGAGCGTTTACCAGAGCACATGGTGCCATCTGCCTTGGTCATCTTGGATAAGATGCCACTATATCCTAACGGAAAGGTCAATCGGCGTGCATTACCTGCTCCAGATGTATCTCATGTTAGCAATCGCAACAACTTTGTTGCACCCCGCACTCCTACAGAGGAAGTTCTCGCTGAGATTTGGTCAAACGTTTTGGGTATAGAACAAGTCGGCATTTACGATAACTTCTTTGAACTAGGGGGACATTCGCTGCTAGCAACGCAAGTGATTTCTCGAGTGCGCGAAGCTTTCAGTATAGATCTGTCGTTGCATCGCTTGTTTGAAGGACCGAACATTGCTGAGCTAGCGGCAATAATCGTCCAACTTCAGCTTGAGAACACGGAAGATGAGGAAATAAATCATTTGTTAGCTGAGTTAGAAGATCTATCAGATGAAGAAACTCAAAACCTTTTAGCACAAATAATGCAAGGTTCTTAA
- the glgP gene encoding alpha-glucan family phosphorylase, whose translation MNISSGMTAAQVLGQKLPFPLKRLADLAYNYWWSWTSDRITLFQTIDPQEWERCGHNPVAILEAASYERLTQLAEDPFYLKQIAALSKEFDEYITRQDTWVSRVAPQISRENPIAYFCAEFGIHESLPVYSGGLGILAGDHLKSASDLGVPMVGVGLLYRQGYFRQRLNRNGWQEDYYVDNPFHRMPLELIRNQQGEPIVIDVDIRHRQVKLQIWRVQVGRVNLFLLDSDRHDNDPIDRWLTGHLYGGNQETRIAQEVVLGIGGVKALTALGIQPSVHHLNEGHAAFCTLEFARQEMERTGKSFYDVEADVRSRCVFTTHTPVPAGHDVFSPDLIDSFFAQYWPKLRLSREQFLALGARRLGDPWEPFGMTVLALRMCRAANGVSELHGHVSRKMWTILYPDRSEDKVPIGYITNGVHAPTWTAPLLAELYSQYLGADWKTRVIDPKTWEKIDDIPNEELWWRHRVLKERLIAYTRYRIQKAREQRGEDYDKIQAAATLLDPNVLTIGFARRFSPYKRGHLLLRDAQRAIRIFGNAQRPVQIIFAGKAHPADEEGKRIIQRLMEWCRDSAIQHRVAFIEDYDIYVGQKLVQGVDVWLNNPRRPLEASGTSGQKVCFNGGINCSVLDGWWCEGYIADANGKGINGWAIGEDAHTSDQDLQDSIDSESLYKLLEEEIVPLYYDQDSNGIPHRWVQMMKASIKTNSPLFNTDRMIADYVSQVYVPEIATSFQPILAKVLL comes from the coding sequence ATGAATATCAGCAGTGGAATGACCGCAGCGCAGGTATTGGGTCAGAAATTACCATTCCCGCTCAAGCGTTTGGCAGATTTAGCTTATAACTATTGGTGGAGTTGGACGAGCGATCGCATTACGCTCTTCCAAACCATCGATCCCCAAGAGTGGGAACGTTGCGGTCACAATCCAGTAGCAATTTTAGAAGCAGCATCATACGAGCGTCTTACCCAGTTAGCAGAAGATCCCTTTTACCTCAAGCAGATTGCAGCACTCTCAAAAGAGTTTGATGAGTACATCACCAGACAAGATACTTGGGTGAGCCGGGTAGCACCGCAAATTTCCAGAGAAAATCCCATTGCCTACTTCTGCGCCGAATTTGGAATTCATGAATCCTTACCCGTCTATTCTGGTGGTTTAGGCATCCTGGCTGGGGATCACCTCAAATCAGCATCAGATTTAGGTGTTCCAATGGTCGGCGTTGGCTTGTTATATCGTCAAGGTTACTTCCGACAAAGATTGAATCGAAACGGATGGCAAGAAGACTATTATGTAGATAACCCCTTCCATCGCATGCCATTGGAGTTAATTAGAAATCAGCAAGGGGAACCAATCGTTATAGATGTAGACATTCGCCATCGCCAGGTAAAACTGCAAATTTGGCGAGTGCAAGTGGGACGGGTGAATCTTTTCTTATTGGATAGCGATCGCCACGACAACGATCCCATAGATCGATGGCTCACCGGGCATTTATATGGTGGTAACCAAGAAACCCGTATTGCTCAAGAAGTGGTTTTGGGAATTGGAGGCGTCAAAGCCCTAACAGCGTTAGGCATTCAACCTTCCGTCCATCACCTCAACGAAGGACACGCCGCCTTCTGTACTTTAGAATTTGCCCGTCAGGAAATGGAACGCACGGGTAAATCCTTCTACGATGTAGAAGCCGATGTCCGTTCTCGGTGCGTATTCACAACCCACACACCCGTTCCCGCCGGTCACGATGTTTTCTCACCTGACTTAATAGATTCCTTCTTTGCTCAATACTGGCCCAAGTTACGCCTTTCTCGCGAGCAATTTTTGGCATTGGGCGCAAGAAGATTGGGCGATCCCTGGGAACCCTTTGGCATGACTGTACTGGCATTGAGAATGTGTCGAGCAGCCAACGGTGTGAGTGAATTGCACGGTCATGTTTCCCGGAAGATGTGGACGATTTTATATCCAGATCGATCCGAGGACAAAGTTCCCATTGGTTATATTACCAACGGAGTCCACGCTCCCACTTGGACTGCGCCCTTACTAGCAGAGTTGTACTCTCAATATTTAGGAGCAGATTGGAAGACACGCGTTATCGATCCCAAGACATGGGAGAAAATTGACGACATTCCCAATGAAGAACTGTGGTGGCGACATAGAGTTTTGAAAGAGCGGCTAATTGCCTACACGCGTTACAGAATTCAGAAAGCTCGCGAACAGCGTGGTGAAGATTACGACAAAATTCAAGCAGCTGCAACCTTACTCGATCCCAACGTACTGACAATTGGATTTGCCAGACGCTTCAGCCCTTACAAACGAGGTCACTTGCTGTTGCGTGATGCCCAACGGGCAATTCGGATATTTGGCAACGCCCAACGTCCGGTGCAAATTATTTTTGCAGGAAAAGCTCACCCAGCAGATGAAGAAGGCAAACGCATTATTCAGCGTTTGATGGAATGGTGTCGAGATTCAGCAATTCAGCATCGAGTTGCTTTTATAGAAGATTACGACATCTACGTCGGTCAAAAACTAGTTCAAGGCGTTGATGTTTGGTTGAATAATCCCCGCCGCCCCCTAGAAGCATCAGGTACGAGCGGGCAAAAAGTTTGCTTTAACGGAGGCATTAATTGCAGCGTATTAGATGGTTGGTGGTGTGAAGGCTACATAGCAGATGCAAATGGTAAAGGGATAAATGGGTGGGCAATTGGTGAGGATGCTCACACCAGCGATCAAGATTTGCAAGATAGTATAGACTCAGAGTCGCTTTATAAGCTTCTGGAAGAGGAAATAGTACCTCTATACTATGACCAAGACAGCAATGGTATTCCTCACCGTTGGGTGCAAATGATGAAAGCGTCAATTAAGACCAACTCACCCCTCTTTAATACAGATAGGATGATTGCTGACTACGTATCTCAGGTGTACGTTCCAGAGATTGCGACAAGTTTCCAACCCATTTTGGCAAAAGTTTTGCTTTAA